From Columba livia isolate bColLiv1 breed racing homer chromosome 5, bColLiv1.pat.W.v2, whole genome shotgun sequence, one genomic window encodes:
- the PTPMT1 gene encoding phosphatidylglycerophosphatase and protein-tyrosine phosphatase 1: MGVAAALGAGAARLLFYPTLLYTAVRAQLPGSRRPWFHRIDGAVLLGALPLRGRSRRLVVEENVRAVVTLNEEYETRFLCCSAQEWEAMGVEQLRLSTVDLTGVPTLANLHEGVEFILKHRARGNSVYVHCKAGRSRSATMVAAYLIQLHHWSPQEAIEAIAKIRPHILIRHQQVQVLEIFHRNIISGTTAECQ; the protein is encoded by the exons ATGGGGGTGGCGGCGGCGCTGGGCGCCGGGGCGGCGCGGCTGCTCTTCTACCCGACGCTGCTCTACACGGCGGTGCGGGCGCAGCTGCCCGGGTCCCGCCGGCCCTGGTTCCACCGCATTGACGGCGCCGTGCTGCTGGGGGCGCTGCCGCTGCGGGGCCGCAGCCGTAGG CTCGTGGTCGAGGAGAACGTGCGCGCCGTGGTGACCCTGAACGAGGAGTACGAGACCCGGTTTCTCTGCTGCTCCGCACAG GAATGGGAGGCCATGGGTGTGGAACAACTGCGTCTCAGCACTGTGGATCTTACCGGAGTCCCAACCCTGGCAAACCTCCATGAGGGTGTTGAATTCATACTGAAACACCGAGCACGTGGGAACAGTGTATATGTGCACTGCAAGGCAGGACGCTCCCGCAGTGCCACCATGGTGGCAGCGTATTTGATTCAA CTGCATCACTGGAGCCCTCAAGAAGCAATAGAGGCTATTGCCAAGATCCGTCCCCACATCCTCATTCGGCACCAACAAGTCCAGGTCCTGGAGATATTTCACAGGAACATAATCAGTGGGACAACTGCAGAGTGTCAGTAA